CCTCTCGGAATTGCCCGGCCGGGCCGTCGATGCAGGCAAAAGCATCGTCGGGAACTCGGGATGGTGATACCACTTCTGTTTAACTCGCGCCTCCTGACGCCGATGGCCCGACCcgacacccccccccccaccccccgcAAGCTGCACCTCCAGCGGCACTGCGATTTTGTATTATTAGCAGTTGGTGGGGCTCGGCAATCCCCCGGCGTACGTTGATTTCTTCATTAGCAATTCCTCGGGGTTGCCAGTACCCGCCCGGTTTTGTCCGGCAGATCCGCGCGTGTGCACTTGCGTAGTACGCGTATCGGCGAGCACTCTGAGAATGTGTACATTTTTTATGCTTCGGTGCACGAGCTCGGGCTCTaaagtatttattttttttgcgctgGGGGCTCTAAAGTATATGGTCGGTGAGTGAGACACCGATGATTATGACCAAAACTAAGTCTGGAAATCTTACCTAAAAAAATAAGTCTGGAAATGTGTAGCCGAGCTGAATCATCGGGATTAGTTACCTATCGAGTCGTTTTAACGGCGAAACGGTGTGCGTGCAGGCTGCAGCGATGACAAAACCCCGTGCGGTGGTGCGATAGGGCATAGGCGCACGCTCAATGGCGAGTTGCACTGATTGCACTTAAAAGAAAGAAGCGAAGAAAGCCCGGCACGGAAATTAAAGAACCGAAACGAAAAGCGGAGACAGGCCTGTGTGGATAAGACCGACTACTCACGTGACTCCGCGCCACCAccgcagagagagagagagaaggagagagccAGAGATGTCGCTTTAATTAGCGTTCGTCACCCCTCCACACTCGCCTCCCAGCATAACAAGTGTCCCTTCCCccctcatcatcttcttcctcgtctcgCCCACAGCTCGCAGTTCCCCACCGGAAGCTCTCCGTGGCGTCTCCCTCGCGCGCAGGTAAaacatcctcctcctcctccttcttccctTTCCTCGACTACAGCTCCTCCGTGATGTGATGCGTGGATCAGTTATTAATACTCTGCCGTACGTCTAGTACTCCTTCAAGCGAGTAGTTCATTAATTCTCGCACCGCGAATGGACTGATCTAGAGATCTTTCAAGCGAGCACAAGGATCGGACGATTGTTCCTCCGGTGTTATTTCTCGCGGTTTGTAGATGCACGATCTGTTGTTTTCCTCGCATTTTCTCCTCAAGGACTGTTGTGCTTTTATGGAAGGAACACGTGCAGTTTGTTTATTTCTTCTGGTTGTCAGGGCTCGATCTGCTCCATCTGTGTTTCCTTGGTTTCGTCTGTTCCGATTGACAAGGGGGAAGGTGAGCTAATCCTCCTCACCTTGCTACGTGTGTTTGATTTTTCTCGCGTTACCCTAGAAATTTTGTTCGTTCTCGGCGATTCCTATATTGTATCCCGTGAGGCTTGCTCCGCATGTTGTTTTAAACAATTTGCAGTTATGGAAGTAATCGAAAGTATTAGATTTCTAAGATTCATTTGAGGTTTGTTCGAGAGACAGAGAAAAAAGATTCATCCCAGGCAGAGTGTGGCACTTTGTTTTGTGTGGTTTATGATTCGTTTGTTCCTAAACATCTTGCAGCGGCGGTCTGTTGATAGCTCCTAATCGAATACCGCGGACACACCAAGTGCATAGAGTTTAGTGTTCTGGGTGAAGGAATCAATTGGATTCTCTGTTTGTTGGTGATTCCTTATTGTTGATTGGGACATGAATAAATGTTCCTGATTTGCTAAACCAATATATTCTGCCAGAGAGGCAGAGATGACTAAAGATGTTATGTGAAAACATCACATCAACTAGGGTGGCTGTATTGGTAGTGGATTCTCTAGAGAATACGTCAGGATGAAGCTGATTAATAGCCTAATTGGCAGGACACGCCACATGCCCACATGACTGGCTGGACGTACTTATCTCAGTTCATAATCAACGGGTGATTCAGCggattttttgtgtgtaaaTTACTTTTTTAATCCTAATGTCCCTTATCTCTTCACTGACCAGAAtataaaatgataaataagCTCAACGTCCCTTTCATTGGATCAATACACTGGAAACTAGCTCTATTTTGGTATGGTGTCCCTGTAGGATTGAGATAGGTTCGTTTGTTTATGTGGACTGCTGCATTATTGATCAAATGCTTCCACTTGTCCATCATTAATTCATTACCCGTTCTTTCTTGTTTACTTTGTTCTCTGTTTTGCAAACGGTCATCCTATGGTCATGAGCTAGTCTCTTTGGGTCTGATGGCAGCCTTAGTTTTAGCCAAATCCCGCCACTTGAAGTCATGTAACTGATAATTCCTCATTGTCTTGGCTCTGATTTTACTCTCTATTGTGGTTCTCACCCTAGTTCGAAGCAGGCAAAAATTGTGATGCAAATTTACTTGTGAACATCTTCTTAACTGGCGCTTATGCTCTCTGACTAATGACGGTGTAGGCACAAACTTTTCTTTAAGCTTGGATGTATTGTCAGTGCaactttgttgttgtttctgCTACCTTCGTGACACTTCAGTTACTCACTCCAGTTTCCTGAAAGCTGTTGTTTTAGGTTATGTTTGGTGTTgaggtggattatgataatccagctTTTCCAACTAGCTTTTGCTTGTTTTACCATTTGTCTTTGTGTCTATTTTGGTTACCGTTTTGTGAATATGCTAAGATGGACTTTAGGGAACTGGGGGAACTATGTGTCATGGGCAAAGTGTCATCTCCATTGTTATGTACTTTACCTCCCTTCTCACCTTCCATTGAATTACTGTTCCCCAATATGTGTTATATCTGTCATACGAGTTGACCTGCTTGAAAGAACCAATTTGTGACATTAATTACTAGTCTTTTTTTGAGGActgacattttttgttgtctCTTTGATGAGCATCTTGTATCGAGgcatttgtttggtgtgttattcaaattttgagctAATCAAATGTCTGTAAAATCTCAGTTGTAACTATATTGTTCTGATATAGCTAGTTGAAAATCAAGTAATTGTTTTCTTCATGTTTTATCTGACACAGAAGGAAAATGCAACGAGCAATTCAAGCCATTGGATCACATGGCAGCATGCTTAAATCTGCTGTTCTGCAGCACGTCAGTGTTGCAAAGCCAGCTATGCTCCCTGCTGTGTTCTCGCGCTCCATGTCAGTGTCATCTGCTCAAATAGAGGAGAGTGGATTCGAGAGCGGCACTGTTGCTGATATCTTGAAGTCTAAAGGGAAGAGTGCTGATGGATCGTGGCTTTGGTGCACCACAGAAGATACTGTCTATGATGCTGTCAAATCAGTATGACTTTTTCACTGGTGATATTTTCTTATGTAGACAACTTCAATGCCTTGAGTGACAAAAGAATTTTGTCAGATGACCCAACACAATGTGGGAGCTTTGGTGGTTGTTAAACCTGGACAAGATAAATCAATTGCTGGCATCGTCACTGAGAGAGGTAAATTCGTCTGTAAACTCTTGTGTGATAAAAAAAGACATAATCATGAGACAAAAGAGTGTTCTGCCATtgttaaagaagaagaagaaaatactGATGTATTAGGAAAAGAAGGACTGTGTAAAAATCTGTAGGTGTAAATGCTTGGTAAAAGATAACATTACTGTTTTCTTACATAGTTACATGCATTAGAACTGATCATCGATAGACAGGCTGATCGATATATCTAATAATTTTGTATTTAAAGCATTATGCATTTTATATGATATACATGAAAGATTGCATGCACTTGCCCATATCAAGTGAACATATACATTTGTGATTGCATTTGTGTTTTCCCTATGATTTTACCTgaaataaataattttattCGCATGCCAAATTGCAACAGCCATTACCATGAGTTccccacaaaaaataaaaatcattaAGTTGGTTTAGGTCATGTTCAACACCGTGAGGCATAAATCAGGTATAAAGCCAAACTGTGTGCTTTGAACCATTCACTATTGTGTCTCTAAATGTTTGAACTCTGATTCTGGACCTCCAGCCACCATAAACAATGGACATAAATTTCTTCGAATCCAGATGAACCCTTGGGTTTGCCAGCTTCAATTATGCCATTTAATCACACAATGATCTCATTCATTTACGTATTATGCTTATCTCATTGAGTAATTTTCCTATTGCATCAGTATCCAGTCTGGTAAGATACATGAAGATGTTCTGTGAATAGAACCAATAACCATGGTCAAAAGAACAGGACATCGTATATGACCAGCTTGTAAGCAAGATTGACCTATATGACTAACACTTGATTCTGATACTTGCCATTTCAGATTATCTCCGGAAAATCATAGTGCAGGGTCGATCCTCCAAGTCAACTAAAGTTGGAGACATCATGACTGAAGAGGTACCCGCTCGCACTATGTTCTGATTTCTGTCAGCCCCACACCCTGAATCCGATCCGTACAAAAACTCTAGTCGTAAGCATGTAATTGATAGTTCAGTTATGTGAGTGTGCTTCACTGACAAGCATATTTTTAACAGAACAAGCTGATCACGGTGAAACCCGACACTAGAGTCCTGCAAGCAATGCAGCTGATGACAGGTAACCATCCTGAGTTCTCTTGTCTCTGGATACGAGATGTGTGGAGACTGGAGAGCACTGAACTTTAATCATGTCCACCGCTACGTGCAGATAAGCGTATCAGGCACATCCCGGTGATCGACAGCACTGGGATGGTGGGGATGGTCTCCATCGGTGACATCGTCCGTGCCGTGGTCAGCGAGCACAAGGAGGAGCTGAACCGGCTCAACGCCTACATCCAGGGCGGCTACTAGGTTCCTGGTCCCGCGACGAGGACTGTCCCTTTGAACTCTAATAAGGATCAGGGCGATGATGACGAAATAGGCCGTGTTTTCACGGGCAGTGCCGCTAGAGTGGCTGCTGTGAACTTTGAATTTGCGTGTGATGTTTCCGCTTGTTCACCTGTCCGGCGCCGCGTGCTTGGTCCTGGAGCGCGCAGACCATCTCGATCTGACGGTAAGACAGACACACCGAATAAAGCGTGGAGCGCCTCGGAATACTGAGTTCCATTGTGCTCATCGCAAAAGCTTTCATGTCTCAGATGCGTTTATGAAAAAAGTTTTTGAATCGCGACAGTGTGGTACCGTCATGTTCATTGATCTGTTGATGCGCGCATCTCAATGTGGTGCTGGAGGTTCGGTGGCAAATTTGCAACTGATCAAGTGCGGACTACCGACCACTTTTATACATTTCGTTGCAGATGGTGAGGCCAACTTTGACtcggctgggctgggctgatGAAACTCGAGGCAACACCCTCTCCTCCCATTGACGCATTCCTTTCACGCACTATAAGACCATAATTAGCATCGAGTCGACGTCTCCTTGTGTGGAAGCACACACGAAACCTCGTGGGACCGCGCGGCAGCAGTGTGAGGAGTGCTGCTGAACCCAAACCCGACTGTCCGTTCCTAGTGCTGTAGTTGACCGGGCGTGTTCTGGTGTGCTTTCTTCCAGGACGCCACCGACCGACGACACTGTCAATTTCCAAACGCGCCTCTGGTGCTCTGCAGTAATAAGCGTATCTATCTATCCTGGGAGGCAGTGATAGTAGCAGTGGAAGCTAGCCATCCGAAGAAGTTATCCTCGTCAGGGACATATGAGTACCGGATAAAACTCTGCATTTTAATCCGCCGTACCCGAGGCGAAGAGGAGATAAATATAGGCTCGTTTGGGTGGATGGAGAAACCTTCTACTCCAACCAATCGCCGGACGTCGTCTTCATCTATCCGTAGCAGACTACTAGTAGTAGTCGTAGCTAACACTCCTGGTGATCACATCGGGGTAACTTGGCTTCAAAATTGACCGCTCATTTGTCATAAAGCGAGCCAAGCAGATTATACTACTTCtgtcagaaaaaagaagttatACTACTCCTGAGACCTGACTCCTGACGATGTCGAATTGGATGGCACTTGACGTGAGGGATCGAAACTGCGCAGCATTGAGGGCTCGATCAAAGCTGCCCCCCATTGAGTAGtccgtcgtcgtcatcgtcgggGTGACCTGCAGCTGCGATTGCTAAGCGAGAAAAAGATCTCGAGCACCAGCAATGGGGCCGGCAATCCACGTTCAGGCTTTTAATTATGTCTCACACTACGCATCCCCAAAATCCTACTCTTGACGTCAGGATGATTTAATTACTCGATAATAAATGATGTCGTTCCGTTAACTGTCTCGATTCATACAAGTCAAAAAGGAACGGAAAATAGAAAAACGTATCGCATCTTCCATGTCAATGGAAGTATGGAACCGTAGTCATCATACTGTATTCAATTATCATGCCGTAACTGAGACGCATGTAACTTCACCTGCAGCCAACAAACCGCAAAAAGTCGTACCGAATCAAGAAACTCAAGAACTCGGGAGATTCCATTGTAGAACGATCAATTGCTTTTCGTTTCATAATAATCAAGCAATACAATCAGTATAATCTGTACAAATCCACGCGGGTTGGATCGTGATTTCGATTACCCGATCACAATGTAATCCATCTCGCGGCGCAGGGGAGAAAACTAGACCGGAAAGACAAAAGAACAGAATCATCAGTGTGTTCCTTGCTTCCCGATCGAATCGATGGTTCTTTCTTCCCGACCAAACCGAGCCGGAGGAGGCATCACGTTCGGCGTCTTctagaggcggcgcggcggtgtTCTAAGGCTAGTAGTGGTACACAGGAgcgcggcgggcgggcggggcTATCGGTGGCCGGAGAGGCGGTTGAGCCAGGCGTTGCGGAGCTGGAGCTCGAGGGGCTCCCCGCCGAAGCACTGCGCGCGGGCGAGGCAGAAGTGGGTGCAGAGCCCCGCCGGGGAGCGCACGCGGCAGGTGTCGAGCACGTAGCACGCCGCGCACTCCATGCCGCGGGCCTGCACCACCAGGCCCCACacctgccgcgccgcctccgcgccgtcctccaccgccgccgcggccacctgCTCCACCAGGATGATCCCGTcgggccgccgctgcccgccgctgccccaccgccgcctcaCGTCCGGCCAGGcctccgccgacgccggcTCACGCCGCATCGTCACGCGGTCGTCGTCGCTGAACAGGTGCACCAGGAACGGCGCCTCCCCGACGTGCCGCACGATCTCCGCGATCGACTCCCGCATCCACCCTTccaccttctcctccccgaTCTTCTCGTCCTCGCggacttcttcttctcctcctccgatcATGGCCTCCAACAACCCCTTCTCCCGACGGACCTCCATCCCCCTTGACGGGACGTCGGCGAccacggcgcgcgcgcgcgcccacgACGCTCGTCGCGAGGGCAGCGGCTTGAAGAACGAGGCCCGCCGAGACGAGAACCCCACCGTCGACGCGGACGCCGGGCCGCAACCCCGCACggaggaagccgccgccgccgctgccatcgtCGACCGGGCGGGCGCGAGCTCTTTCCTCTTCGATCTCCCCCACGCGCGCGATGCCCTTGATTGAAGAACCGGCGCCCTCCGGATCGGCGGTAAATAGCAGCAGGCAAAAGCACTTGACGGGGCTCGCGGTTCGCGGCGGCGTGAAGCGTGCGCTGCGCGTACAAATAGGTCTGGAGATGAGGCGTTCGGAtcgaagaagaggaagctTGCACGGCGAAGGATTCCGAGCCGCAACCGCTTCCCTCCTTCCTTTTTCCTGCGTGGCGTCCTACGTGGACACGGTTTCGGGATCCCGTGCGGCGGAACGGGATCCGTGGGCGAGCCTGCGGAGGGGTTCGTGGTGTTTTATTGGTGGGGTTCCGTGTTTGGTGTGATGTGGAGGGGGAGGGAGCGTGGGGCGCGTCGGCGCGCGTGCCTTGGCACGCTCCGGCACGCAGCGGGCGGGAGGCGGGAAGGGGGTTTGCCCGCGGGAGGGGCGCGCCAGGTCAGCACGCGGTGACACGTCGGATGGGAACCGAGGGGgcttggctggctggctggctggcagCCTGTGCGCCTCGCAATTCGTGTGACTGTTGACCCTTGTGGGCCTGAGGTCTAAGGCGTGGCCTGGTCGGTGGCCTGTGCGCGCTTCTCGTTTAGCTCGTGATCCCGGCGCCACCGCGTCGTCGTGTCGCGGTGCTCTGGGTACAGCCTACAGCATGCGCGCGGCGCCCGTTCTCCCACGTTCGGCACGGGCTTGTGTTCGGTCTTTGTTTTGCTTTAACGAAATTTCGGTTTGGATTTTAGCGACCAAACCGAACCAAATGCGGTTTTTCACGTGCCTCAGAAAACATCGCGGAGCACTTTTGCATTTTTTGCTGGGTCTAGTTTTTCAGGAGTCAGGACTACGTGAAGTTATATCGTGGAGCTAATGTTGTATGAATGGATTTGTTTAGCAGACTTGTAGAGTTGTAGTAGGTGCTGCTGGCCGCACACTCACCACATCGAAGCCTCAAAGTGTCAATAGAATCCACCTCTCCCTTGTTCGGCCGCACTGCCGGCACATGGTGTGTTTCCATCTTTTATATGTGTCTATATGTCCGTGTCTAAAATCACACATGGGGACGGGCAcccaaaaaaattgcaatCATTTGTTTCTATAACTATGTGACGGAAAGAGGGGCACCGGTTTTTTTATGAGCAAAATCAAGTGGACTAAGAAACATTGCAGTGCTAGATTAACTAAAGACAGATCAGACCAGGACCAACAATCGAATGGGTAGCTAAACTAACTTGGGTGCTCCACGGTAAAAACACGTCAACTATGTACTAATTTGTGTATGCAACTATGCATTTTGTCTAACTTTTGACCATTGGTCAAACACGTTGgggcttctttctttttcttt
This is a stretch of genomic DNA from Brachypodium distachyon strain Bd21 chromosome 1, Brachypodium_distachyon_v3.0, whole genome shotgun sequence. It encodes these proteins:
- the LOC100835895 gene encoding CBS domain-containing protein CBSX3, mitochondrial, whose translation is MQRAIQAIGSHGSMLKSAVLQHVSVAKPAMLPAVFSRSMSVSSAQIEESGFESGTVADILKSKGKSADGSWLWCTTEDTVYDAVKSMTQHNVGALVVVKPGQDKSIAGIVTERDYLRKIIVQGRSSKSTKVGDIMTEENKLITVKPDTRVLQAMQLMTDKRIRHIPVIDSTGMVGMVSIGDIVRAVVSEHKEELNRLNAYIQGGY
- the LOC100838044 gene encoding uncharacterized protein LOC100838044, encoding MAAAAAASSVRGCGPASASTVGFSSRRASFFKPLPSRRASWARARAVVADVPSRGMEVRREKGLLEAMIGGGEEEVREDEKIGEEKVEGWMRESIAEIVRHVGEAPFLVHLFSDDDRVTMRREPASAEAWPDVRRRWGSGGQRRPDGIILVEQVAAAAVEDGAEAARQVWGLVVQARGMECAACYVLDTCRVRSPAGLCTHFCLARAQCFGGEPLELQLRNAWLNRLSGHR